Proteins co-encoded in one Xyrauchen texanus isolate HMW12.3.18 chromosome 19, RBS_HiC_50CHRs, whole genome shotgun sequence genomic window:
- the fgfbp1a gene encoding fibroblast growth factor-binding protein 1, whose translation MMRVKDIALALIFTCLVQQFLHVKSLRDRGRRAQTDGKGKRRGQRNDGGPNVSSDTGVWRGRFSLKDGAQCTWVAAADGDASVLGLTCKNGAKSFDCEYVAKPTACQQYVSNAKAYWKQIARALKKQKRLCRDSTELLRAGMCRNAPEDAHFRLKVTRSSSQMPGPPPAGTNLCPDRIERLKLAEEYCTSPWSPMCTFLFLMFENDECSNA comes from the coding sequence ATGATGCGCGTAAAAGACATCGCTCTTGCTCTGATTTTCACCTGTCTCGTGCAACAGTTTCTACATGTGAAGAGCCTGAGAGATAGAGGGAGGAGAGCACAAACAGATGGAAAAGGAAAGAGAAGAGGTCAACGGAATGACGGTGGTCCGAATGTATCCAGTGACACAGGTGTCTGGAGAGGGAGATTTTCACTGAAAGACGGAGCGCAATGCACGTGGGTCGCAGCAGCTGATGGCGATGCGTCTGTTCTGGGACTCACCTGTAAAAACGGTGCAAAGAGTTTCGACTGCGAGTATGTAGCGAAGCCCACCGCATGTCAGCAATACGTATCCAATGCTAAAGCCTACTGGAAACAGATCGCCCGTGCATTAAAAAAGCAGAAGAGATTGTGTCGAGACTCTACGGAGCTGCTCAGAGCCGGCATGTGCAGGAACGCGCCGGAGGACGCGCATTTCAGACTGAAGGTCACGCGCTCCTCCTCACAGATGCCCGGTCCGCCGCCCGCGGGGACAAATCTATGCCCTGATCGGATCGAAAGGCTGAAACTGGCCGAAGAATACTGCACCAGCCCCTGGTCTCCAATGTGTACATTTCTCTTCTTGATGTTTGAGAATGACGAATGCTCGAATGCTTAA
- the LOC127659944 gene encoding fibroblast growth factor-binding protein 2-like has product MSQESKPALVFLPVYALYNMWKITISFLLTCCLLAAIVQTQGRVDAAVHRRSIWEDPIQFVTKGTKDECDLSVTGQGDLTNLRISCHSQEYSYWCEYQGKPQVCRSYNNNPQHYFTQIMWVLRKLPNACQGQRVIKPLMCKRASNEAQMVFRISSSPDIFPKDGPSRQASARPEQAKPQQSRREQIPKPTKPLQTQLQALRVQSAQTAQNTQNQPKAVKSTTQRKMLTPKPTEPKPTHSVPLSESKKLAQDYCWRSFQGVCSFFIGWFKN; this is encoded by the coding sequence ATGAGTCAAGAGTCCAAGCCTGCATTAGTCTTTCTACCAGTATATGCGCTTTACAACATGTGGAAAATCACAATTTCATTCCTGCTGACATGCTGCCTCCTGGCAGCCATCGTCCAGACCCAGGGCCGCGTAGACGCAGCAGTTCACAGGAGGAGCATTTGGGAAGACCCAATCCAGTTTGTTACCAAAGGCACCAAAGATGAATGCGACTTAAGCGTGACGGGACAAGGCGATCTGACTAATCTTCGCATCTCATGCCACAGCCAGGAGTATTCCTACTGGTGCGAGTACCAGGGCAAGCCTCAGGTCTGCCGCTCCTACAACAACAATCCACAGCATTATTTTACACAGATCATGTGGGTCCTCCGCAAGCTGCCAAATGCCTGCCAGGGCCAGCGCGTCATTAAGCCTCTCATGTGCAAGAGAGCATCCAACGAGGCCCAGATGGTCTTTAGAATTTCATCTTCACCTGACATTTTTCCAAAGGATGGGCCCTCCAGACAAGCCTCTGCCAGACCTGAGCAGGCAAAACCACAACAAAGCAGACGAGAGCAGATACCAAAGCCTACTAAACCACTGCAAACACAGCTCCAAGCATTGAGAGTCCAATCGGCCCAAACTGCTCAGAACACACAAAATCAACCCAAAGCAGTCAAATCCACCACACAGAGGAAAATGCTGACACCAAAGCCAACTGAGCCCAAACCGACCCATTCAGTACCTCTGAGTGAGTCAAAGAAACTTGCACAGGACTACTGCTGGCGCTCATTTCAGGGTGTGTGTTCCTTCTTCATAGGATGGTTCAAAAACTAA